From Actinopolymorpha cephalotaxi, one genomic window encodes:
- a CDS encoding class II fumarate hydratase, which yields MAQEREQDYRIERDTMGEVRVPAEAKWRAQTQRAVENFPISGSMLEAQHIRALALIKGAAAKVNAELGVIDADLAKAIQEAAAAVAAGTHDVHFPIDVFQTGSGTSSNMNTNEVLATLATEALGRSVHPNDHVNASQSSNDVFPSSIHIAATYAVLNDLIPALSHLSDSLETKATEFATVVKSGRTHLMDATPVTLGQEFGGYAAQIRYGIERVESTLPRVGELPLGGTAVGTGINTPPGFAEKVIAELVETTGLPLREARNHFEAQGARDALVELSGQLRTIAVGLYKAANDIRWMGSGPRAGLGELALPDLQPGSSIMPGKVNPVIPEAARQVVAQVVGNDAAVAFAGSQGDFELNVMLPVIARNLLESIRLLTNVSVLFADRLVAGITANAERCREYAESSPSVVTPLNRYIGYENAAKVAKTSLAERKTIRQVVIEQGYVERGDLTEEQLDKALDVLSMTHP from the coding sequence ATGGCGCAGGAGCGAGAGCAGGACTACCGGATCGAACGCGACACCATGGGCGAGGTCAGGGTTCCCGCCGAGGCGAAGTGGCGGGCCCAGACCCAGCGCGCGGTGGAGAACTTCCCGATCTCCGGCTCGATGCTGGAGGCCCAGCACATCCGGGCACTCGCCCTGATCAAGGGCGCGGCGGCGAAGGTCAACGCGGAGCTCGGCGTCATCGACGCCGACCTCGCCAAGGCGATCCAGGAGGCCGCGGCCGCGGTGGCCGCCGGCACCCACGACGTGCACTTCCCGATCGACGTGTTCCAGACCGGCTCGGGCACCTCCAGCAACATGAACACCAACGAGGTGCTGGCCACGCTGGCCACCGAGGCGCTCGGCCGGTCCGTCCACCCCAACGACCATGTCAACGCCTCGCAGTCCAGCAACGACGTGTTCCCCTCCTCCATCCACATCGCCGCGACGTATGCCGTCCTCAACGACCTGATCCCGGCGCTGTCGCACCTGTCGGACTCGCTGGAGACGAAGGCGACGGAGTTCGCCACGGTGGTGAAGTCGGGGCGTACGCACCTGATGGACGCCACGCCGGTGACACTCGGCCAGGAGTTCGGCGGTTACGCCGCACAGATCCGGTACGGCATCGAGCGGGTGGAGTCCACGCTCCCCCGCGTCGGCGAGCTGCCGCTCGGCGGCACCGCGGTCGGCACCGGCATCAACACCCCGCCCGGGTTCGCCGAGAAGGTGATCGCCGAACTCGTCGAGACGACCGGGCTGCCGCTGCGGGAGGCCCGCAACCACTTCGAGGCGCAGGGCGCCCGCGACGCGCTGGTCGAGCTGTCCGGTCAGCTGCGTACGATCGCGGTCGGCCTCTACAAGGCGGCCAACGACATTCGCTGGATGGGCTCCGGCCCGCGCGCCGGCCTCGGTGAGCTGGCGCTGCCCGACCTGCAGCCGGGGTCGAGCATCATGCCCGGCAAGGTCAACCCGGTCATCCCCGAGGCCGCCCGGCAGGTGGTGGCGCAGGTCGTCGGCAACGACGCCGCGGTGGCGTTCGCGGGTTCGCAGGGCGACTTCGAGCTCAACGTCATGCTGCCGGTGATCGCCCGCAACCTGCTGGAGTCGATCCGGCTGCTCACCAACGTGAGCGTGCTGTTCGCCGACCGGCTGGTGGCCGGCATCACCGCCAACGCCGAACGCTGCCGCGAGTACGCCGAGTCCTCGCCGTCGGTGGTCACCCCGCTGAACCGCTACATCGGCTACGAGAACGCCGCGAAGGTCGCGAAGACCTCACTCGCCGAACGCAAGACCATCCGGCAGGTCGTGATCGAGCAGGGGTACGTCGAGCGCGGCGATCTCACCGAGGAGCAACTCGACAAGGCACTCGACGTCCTGTCGATGACGCATCCCTGA
- a CDS encoding DUF1707 SHOCT-like domain-containing protein: MSNTPWASGGSGELRASDADREQTAEVLRRAAGAGRLDFEELDNRLERTYAARTYAELVPLTADLPEAAERPSRQQGGTAANAPARPGPAEVNALLSSQKVNGRWLVPPRLSARAYLGDVTLDFTEAAIPHEVVLDVQVGMGQLTLIVPDDIAVDFERGTTVLAERKNKTRGVQGPGTPVIRVRGTVVLGELTAKPPRRGWFRR, translated from the coding sequence ATGAGCAACACCCCGTGGGCGTCCGGCGGCTCCGGTGAGCTTCGTGCCTCCGACGCCGACCGCGAGCAGACCGCAGAGGTGCTCAGGCGCGCCGCCGGGGCCGGCCGGCTGGACTTCGAGGAGTTGGACAACCGGCTCGAACGCACCTACGCGGCGAGGACCTACGCCGAACTCGTGCCGCTGACCGCGGACCTGCCCGAGGCCGCCGAGCGGCCGTCCCGTCAGCAGGGCGGCACCGCCGCGAACGCCCCGGCCCGTCCGGGACCCGCGGAGGTGAACGCCCTGCTCAGCTCGCAGAAGGTGAACGGCCGCTGGCTGGTGCCGCCGCGGCTGTCCGCCCGCGCGTATCTCGGCGACGTGACCCTGGACTTCACCGAGGCGGCCATCCCGCACGAGGTCGTCCTGGACGTCCAGGTGGGCATGGGCCAGCTCACGCTGATCGTTCCCGACGACATCGCCGTGGACTTCGAGCGTGGGACGACCGTCCTCGCCGAACGCAAGAACAAGACCCGTGGGGTGCAGGGGCCCGGCACCCCGGTGATCAGGGTGCGCGGGACCGTCGTCCTCGGTGAGCTCACGGCGAAGCCGCCGCGCCGCGGGTGGTTCCGCCGCTGA
- a CDS encoding exodeoxyribonuclease VII small subunit, translating to MSKPDTREPETALSYEQARDELVDVVRQLEAGGTTLEESLRLWERGEELAAICQGWLDGARARLEAARASKEQDEIEDLDEDE from the coding sequence GTGAGCAAGCCCGACACCCGCGAGCCCGAGACCGCACTGTCGTACGAACAGGCCCGAGACGAGCTGGTCGACGTCGTACGCCAGCTGGAGGCCGGCGGCACCACCCTCGAGGAGTCGCTGCGCCTGTGGGAGCGCGGCGAGGAGCTGGCGGCGATCTGCCAGGGCTGGCTCGACGGCGCCCGCGCTCGGCTGGAGGCCGCCCGCGCGTCGAAGGAGCAGGACGAGATCGAGGATCTCGACGAGGACGAGTAG
- a CDS encoding citrate synthase has protein sequence MSESTRWMTTAQAADLLGVKAETVYAYVSRGVLTRHPGADRRSSRFDRIEVERLARRNRRGGRAGALEVVVDTGLTLLDPEGALYYRGRDAIALARTESFEAVAGLLWESAYAGPWQASAAAVEVGRRAQEALPASTRPVDRMRVVVAALAAADPMRDDRRPAAVVASARALVAGIVDSLPERSPVTGSSVAERLWSRLADRAPGPGEIRALNAALVLLADHELAASTLAARVAASVWADPYLVVLTGLSAGGGILHGASASGLESLLRTTPDPAAVPRVVGDRLRGGEHLPGFGHKVYTGRDPRADALLELVREADGDSAQAGVDAVVAELVRVVGRHGGPAPNVDLALAALAVKFGLTEGSGEMVFLFGRIAGLVAHALEEYPHRVRFRPRALYTGPPPGAPPDAPSTRG, from the coding sequence GTGAGCGAGTCCACCCGCTGGATGACCACCGCCCAGGCCGCCGACCTGCTCGGGGTGAAGGCCGAGACGGTGTACGCCTACGTGAGCCGGGGCGTGCTGACCCGGCACCCGGGTGCGGACCGGCGGTCGTCGCGGTTCGACCGGATCGAGGTCGAACGCCTGGCCCGGAGGAACCGCCGCGGCGGCCGGGCGGGCGCGCTGGAGGTGGTCGTCGACACCGGGCTGACGTTGCTCGACCCGGAGGGCGCGCTGTACTACCGCGGACGGGACGCGATCGCGCTCGCCCGGACGGAGTCGTTCGAGGCGGTCGCCGGGCTGTTGTGGGAGAGCGCGTACGCCGGGCCGTGGCAGGCCTCCGCCGCGGCGGTCGAGGTGGGCCGGCGGGCACAGGAGGCGTTGCCCGCGTCCACCCGGCCGGTGGACCGGATGCGGGTGGTGGTGGCCGCGCTGGCCGCCGCGGACCCGATGCGCGACGACCGGCGCCCGGCGGCGGTGGTGGCGTCCGCCCGGGCGCTGGTCGCCGGCATCGTCGACTCCCTGCCCGAACGCTCGCCCGTCACCGGGTCGTCGGTTGCCGAACGGTTGTGGTCGCGGCTGGCCGACCGGGCACCCGGGCCGGGTGAGATCCGGGCGCTGAACGCGGCGCTGGTCCTGCTCGCCGACCACGAGCTCGCCGCCTCCACCCTCGCCGCCCGGGTCGCGGCGTCGGTGTGGGCCGATCCGTACCTCGTGGTGCTCACCGGGCTGAGTGCGGGCGGCGGGATCCTGCACGGTGCGAGTGCCTCGGGCCTGGAGTCGTTGTTGCGTACGACACCGGACCCGGCGGCGGTGCCCCGGGTGGTCGGTGACCGGCTGCGTGGCGGAGAACACCTGCCGGGGTTCGGCCACAAGGTCTACACCGGCCGGGATCCGCGCGCGGACGCCCTGCTGGAGCTGGTACGCGAGGCCGACGGGGACTCCGCGCAAGCTGGGGTTGACGCTGTTGTGGCAGAACTGGTGCGGGTGGTCGGCCGGCACGGCGGCCCGGCGCCCAACGTGGACCTGGCGCTGGCCGCACTCGCTGTCAAGTTCGGCTTGACAGAGGGGTCCGGCGAGATGGTCTTCCTGTTCGGGCGGATCGCGGGGCTGGTCGCGCACGCGCTGGAGGAGTACCCCCATCGGGTACGGTTCCGGCCCCGCGCCCTCTACACCGGCCCGCCGCCCGGTGCGCCGCCCGATGCGCCGAGCACCCGGGGCTGA
- the glpX gene encoding class II fructose-bisphosphatase, producing MVSTSTTASSDGVPPPLRTDADAPDRNLALELVRVTEAAAMAGGRWVGRGDKNGADRAAVNAMRTLIASVGMHGVVVIGEGEKDNAPMLYNGEEVGSGEGPECDVAVDPIDGTTLTAKGMSNAVSVLAVAPRGAMYDPSAVFYMEKLATGPEAADAIDITAPITENIHRVARAKHESPEDVTVVILDRPRHEELVQEVRATGARIKFITDGDVAGAIMAARPGTGVDLLAGIGGTPEGIIAACAMKCIGGMIQGRLWPKDDVERQKAIDAGHDIGKVLTTDDLVEGDDVFFVATGITDGELLQGVRYSGDGATTHSLVMRARSGTIRSIMSEHALSKLRAYSTIDFGRAG from the coding sequence ATGGTCAGCACGAGCACCACCGCCAGCAGCGACGGCGTGCCCCCTCCGCTCCGGACCGACGCGGACGCACCCGACCGCAACCTCGCCCTCGAACTCGTCCGGGTGACCGAGGCGGCCGCGATGGCGGGTGGCCGGTGGGTCGGCCGCGGCGACAAGAACGGCGCCGACCGGGCGGCCGTCAACGCCATGCGCACGCTCATCGCCTCCGTCGGCATGCACGGCGTGGTGGTCATCGGCGAGGGCGAGAAGGACAACGCGCCGATGCTCTACAACGGCGAGGAGGTCGGCTCCGGCGAAGGACCGGAGTGCGACGTCGCCGTCGACCCGATCGACGGCACCACCCTCACCGCCAAGGGCATGAGCAACGCCGTGTCCGTGCTCGCGGTGGCACCGCGCGGCGCGATGTACGACCCGTCCGCGGTCTTCTACATGGAGAAGCTGGCCACCGGTCCCGAGGCGGCCGACGCCATCGACATCACCGCGCCGATCACCGAGAACATCCACCGGGTCGCCCGCGCCAAGCACGAGTCGCCCGAGGACGTCACGGTGGTGATCCTCGACCGGCCCCGGCACGAGGAGCTGGTGCAGGAGGTCCGGGCGACGGGCGCGCGGATCAAGTTCATCACCGACGGCGACGTGGCCGGCGCGATCATGGCGGCCCGCCCGGGCACCGGCGTCGACCTGCTGGCCGGCATCGGCGGCACGCCCGAGGGCATCATCGCCGCCTGCGCGATGAAGTGCATCGGCGGCATGATCCAGGGCCGGCTGTGGCCGAAGGACGACGTCGAACGCCAGAAGGCGATCGACGCGGGCCACGACATCGGCAAGGTCCTCACCACCGACGACCTGGTCGAAGGCGACGACGTGTTCTTCGTGGCGACCGGCATCACCGACGGCGAGTTGCTGCAGGGCGTCCGCTACAGCGGCGACGGGGCGACGACGCACTCGCTGGTGATGCGGGCCCGCAGCGGCACGATCCGGTCCATCATGTCCGAGCACGCGCTCAGCAAGCTCCGGGCCTACTCCACGATCGACTTCGGCCGCGCCGGCTGA
- a CDS encoding pyrophosphohydrolase domain-containing protein, with protein sequence MLDGEREPTARVAAVAGVAVMAREFHEAFGLGASDAPVPRPDSWRLRIALLREEFEEYVEAAAAGDLVAVADALADMTYVIYGTACEYGIPLDAVLAEVHRSNMSKLGPGGRPILRADGKVVKGPGFAAPDIAPLLRDAGHADSSAEESS encoded by the coding sequence ATGCTGGACGGGGAGCGCGAGCCGACGGCCCGGGTGGCCGCGGTCGCCGGGGTGGCCGTGATGGCGCGGGAGTTCCACGAGGCGTTCGGGCTCGGAGCCTCCGACGCCCCGGTGCCGCGCCCGGACTCCTGGCGGCTGCGGATCGCCTTGCTGCGTGAGGAGTTCGAGGAGTACGTCGAGGCCGCCGCGGCCGGTGACCTGGTGGCGGTGGCCGACGCGCTCGCCGACATGACGTACGTGATCTACGGAACGGCGTGCGAGTACGGCATCCCGCTGGATGCCGTACTCGCCGAGGTGCACCGCTCCAACATGAGCAAGCTCGGCCCGGGCGGCCGCCCGATCCTGCGGGCGGACGGCAAGGTGGTGAAGGGGCCGGGATTCGCCGCACCGGACATTGCCCCCCTCCTGCGAGACGCGGGCCACGCGGATTCTTCCGCGGAAGAATCCAGCTGA
- the xseA gene encoding exodeoxyribonuclease VII large subunit, whose translation MALQTSPESPAPVRQVANLIGQWIGRLGAIWVEGQVAQLTRRPGTSTVFLTLRDPVADISVQVTCPRRVFDIVDPPVVEGARVLVHARPAYYAPRGTLSLAASDIRPVGLGDLLARLERRKRLLAAEGLFARERKRPLPFLPTRIGLVCGRNSAAEHDLLENTRRRWAAARFRVENVAVQGPQSAGQVMEALRRLDADTTVDVIVVARGGGSVEDLLPFSDEGLIRAVADCRTPVVSAIGHEQDSPLLDLVADVRASTPTDAARRIVPDVGEETARVEALRGRARQLFGGWLDRELTGLHTLRARSALGDPERDLGRRAEQIVALRDRADRCVGQLLDRADDNLHHQLARVRALSPKATLDRGYAVVQKADGHAVRDPAEVSGGELLAARVAGGQFSVRVQDADGAPDAAAEPGSQAQAEPESARATGAGR comes from the coding sequence ATGGCTTTGCAGACGTCGCCGGAAAGCCCCGCGCCAGTACGCCAGGTCGCCAACCTGATCGGTCAGTGGATCGGCCGGCTCGGAGCGATCTGGGTCGAGGGCCAGGTGGCGCAGCTGACCCGGCGGCCCGGCACGTCCACGGTCTTCCTGACCCTGCGCGACCCGGTGGCCGACATCTCCGTGCAGGTCACCTGCCCGCGCCGGGTGTTCGACATCGTGGACCCGCCGGTGGTCGAGGGCGCGCGGGTGCTCGTCCACGCCCGGCCCGCCTACTACGCGCCGAGGGGCACGCTGTCCCTGGCTGCGTCCGACATCCGCCCGGTCGGCCTCGGCGACCTGCTCGCCCGGCTCGAGCGCCGCAAGCGGCTGCTGGCCGCCGAGGGGTTGTTCGCGCGCGAGCGCAAGCGCCCGCTGCCGTTCCTGCCCACCCGGATCGGCCTGGTCTGCGGCCGCAACTCCGCCGCCGAGCACGACCTACTCGAGAACACCCGGCGCCGGTGGGCGGCGGCGAGGTTCCGGGTGGAGAACGTCGCCGTCCAGGGACCCCAGTCCGCCGGCCAGGTGATGGAGGCGCTGCGACGGCTGGACGCCGACACGACCGTGGACGTGATCGTGGTGGCCCGCGGTGGCGGGTCGGTGGAGGACCTGCTGCCGTTCTCCGACGAGGGCCTGATCCGTGCCGTGGCGGACTGCCGTACGCCGGTGGTGAGCGCGATCGGGCACGAGCAGGACTCACCGCTGCTCGACCTGGTGGCCGACGTACGCGCCTCCACACCCACCGACGCGGCCCGGCGGATCGTGCCCGACGTCGGCGAGGAGACCGCGAGGGTGGAAGCTCTGCGCGGCCGGGCCCGCCAGCTGTTCGGTGGGTGGCTGGACCGCGAGCTGACCGGCCTGCACACGCTGCGGGCCAGGTCGGCGCTCGGCGACCCGGAGCGTGACCTGGGACGCCGGGCCGAGCAGATCGTGGCGCTGCGCGACCGCGCCGACCGTTGTGTCGGGCAGTTGCTGGACCGCGCCGACGACAACCTGCACCACCAGCTGGCCAGGGTGCGTGCGCTGTCTCCCAAGGCGACGCTGGACCGCGGCTACGCCGTCGTACAGAAGGCCGACGGGCACGCGGTACGCGATCCGGCCGAGGTGAGCGGGGGCGAGCTGCTCGCCGCCCGGGTGGCCGGCGGGCAGTTCTCCGTCCGCGTACAGGACGCCGACGGCGCGCCGGACGCCGCGGCCGAGCCGGGGTCGCAGGCGCAAGCGGAGCCGGAGTCGGCGCGCGCCACCGGTGCCGGCCGATGA
- a CDS encoding citrate synthase/methylcitrate synthase: MPSTAATTRSQSGDPGSTRHDAKPGAPTATSASAGAGTGADADAGQIVVPPGLAGVSVTDTSIGHVRGREGFYHYRQYSAVDLAERRTVEDVWHLLFAGELPDRAQRAEFTARLAAYRELPAGVRDVLPAIAAAAPAPLDGLRTALSLAGAAQGMRPVWDLDEEARREDALRLCAQVPTLLTALHRLARGEQPIPPRPDLPYAANYLFMLTGTDPRPEHARAVERYLVSTIDHGFNASTFTARVIASTGADVAACLVGAVGALSGPLHGGAPSRALDALDAIGTPDRIDGWVRERIERGERIMGFGHPVYRTEDPRSRMLRGTAQELGGDLVEFAMAVESRVLALLAELKPDREIHTNVEFYAGVVMELCGLPRSMFTPTFASSRVIGWSAHVLEQARDRKIIRPDAKYVGTPPPQPVPDL; this comes from the coding sequence ATGCCGTCCACCGCCGCCACCACGCGCTCCCAGTCCGGCGACCCCGGCAGCACGCGCCACGACGCCAAGCCCGGCGCCCCGACCGCCACAAGCGCCAGTGCCGGCGCTGGCACCGGCGCCGACGCCGACGCCGGTCAGATCGTCGTCCCGCCCGGCCTGGCCGGGGTGAGCGTCACCGACACCTCGATCGGCCACGTCCGCGGGCGGGAGGGCTTCTACCACTACCGGCAGTACTCCGCGGTCGACCTCGCCGAGCGCCGTACGGTCGAGGACGTCTGGCACCTGCTGTTCGCCGGAGAACTGCCCGACCGCGCACAGCGCGCGGAGTTCACCGCCCGCCTCGCCGCCTACCGCGAACTGCCGGCCGGCGTACGGGACGTACTGCCCGCGATCGCCGCCGCGGCCCCCGCGCCCCTCGACGGCCTGCGGACCGCGCTCTCCCTCGCCGGCGCGGCGCAGGGCATGCGGCCGGTGTGGGACCTGGACGAGGAGGCCCGGCGCGAGGACGCGCTGCGCCTGTGTGCACAGGTGCCCACCCTGCTGACCGCGCTGCACCGGCTGGCGCGCGGCGAGCAGCCGATCCCGCCCCGCCCGGATCTGCCGTACGCCGCGAACTACCTCTTCATGCTGACCGGCACCGATCCCCGCCCCGAGCACGCCCGCGCCGTCGAGCGCTACCTCGTCTCCACCATCGACCACGGCTTCAACGCCTCCACGTTCACCGCCCGGGTGATCGCCTCCACCGGCGCGGACGTCGCGGCCTGCCTGGTCGGCGCGGTCGGCGCGCTGTCCGGTCCGCTGCACGGCGGTGCGCCGAGCCGCGCGCTGGACGCGTTGGACGCGATCGGTACGCCGGACCGGATCGACGGGTGGGTGCGCGAACGCATCGAGCGCGGCGAGCGGATCATGGGGTTCGGCCACCCCGTCTACCGCACCGAGGATCCGCGCTCGCGCATGCTGCGCGGTACCGCCCAGGAACTCGGCGGCGACCTGGTGGAGTTCGCGATGGCGGTGGAGAGCCGGGTGCTCGCGCTGCTCGCCGAACTCAAGCCGGACCGGGAGATCCACACCAACGTGGAGTTCTACGCCGGCGTGGTGATGGAGCTGTGCGGACTGCCGCGGAGCATGTTCACCCCGACGTTCGCCTCCAGCCGGGTGATCGGCTGGTCGGCGCACGTGCTGGAGCAGGCGCGCGACCGCAAGATCATCCGGCCGGACGCGAAGTACGTCGGGACGCCTCCCCCGCAGCCGGTGCCGGACCTCTGA
- a CDS encoding multicopper oxidase family protein: MSLTRRQALRLFGAGTLGALTASSTAACSLLGTSSPAPRLLPSTAELPLPFRVPLPIPPVARPTRSDATTDYYDLSPRVAEQEILPGTRTRIWGYAGRFPGPTVEARSGRRVVVHQTNELPVPVVTHLHGGRTPPASDGYPTDLLLPRHGDFPTGTAGAAGRAGMADPRARVTRGSRTYDFPLDQPAAPLWYHDHRMDFTAPQLWRGLAGMWFVRDDEEDALPLPRDERELPLMICDRSFGPKGNLLYPALDPHLRDRPGVREAYSGGVLGDVILVNGAPWPHLDVSATRYRLRILNASNARRYELTLRPAPAGEPAFVQIGSDGGLLARPVPRSTLTLAPGERVDVVVDFGRFPVGTTVVLANAAGEDGAARVMRFRVVRRERDTTHVPARLAKIERLDPAKASVTREFAFESGDVHGHAGWTVNGEAFDPAKTLARPRLGATEVWRLTSDVEHPVHLHLVQFQVLTLDGEPPKADLGRKDTLDLRPAQTAEIIARFDGYRGRYVLHCHNLEHEDMAMMANFEVV, translated from the coding sequence GTGAGCCTGACCCGCCGGCAGGCGCTGCGGCTGTTCGGCGCGGGGACTCTCGGCGCGCTGACGGCATCGTCAACCGCGGCTTGCTCCCTGCTGGGGACCAGCAGCCCCGCGCCCCGGCTGCTGCCCAGCACCGCCGAGCTACCGTTGCCGTTCCGGGTGCCGTTGCCGATCCCGCCGGTGGCCCGGCCCACCCGCAGCGACGCCACCACCGACTACTACGACCTGTCGCCGCGGGTGGCCGAGCAGGAGATCCTGCCCGGTACCCGTACGCGGATCTGGGGGTACGCCGGGCGGTTCCCCGGGCCCACGGTCGAGGCGCGCAGCGGCCGACGGGTGGTCGTGCACCAGACCAACGAGCTACCGGTGCCGGTGGTGACCCACCTGCACGGCGGGCGCACACCACCGGCGAGCGACGGCTACCCGACCGACCTGCTGCTCCCCCGGCACGGCGACTTCCCGACCGGCACGGCGGGCGCGGCGGGCAGGGCAGGCATGGCCGACCCGCGGGCGCGGGTGACGCGCGGCAGCAGGACGTACGACTTCCCGCTCGACCAGCCCGCCGCGCCGCTGTGGTACCACGACCACCGGATGGACTTCACCGCGCCGCAACTGTGGCGCGGGCTGGCCGGCATGTGGTTCGTCCGCGACGACGAAGAGGACGCGCTGCCCCTGCCCAGGGACGAACGCGAACTCCCGCTGATGATCTGCGACCGGTCCTTCGGCCCGAAGGGCAACCTGCTCTACCCCGCGCTCGACCCGCACCTGCGCGACCGGCCCGGTGTGCGGGAGGCGTACTCGGGCGGTGTGCTCGGCGACGTCATCCTGGTCAACGGCGCACCCTGGCCACATCTCGACGTCAGCGCGACGCGTTACCGGCTGCGGATCCTGAACGCCTCCAACGCCCGGCGCTACGAGCTCACGCTGCGCCCCGCGCCCGCCGGCGAACCCGCGTTCGTGCAGATCGGCAGCGACGGCGGCCTGCTGGCCCGCCCGGTGCCGCGGTCCACGCTCACTCTCGCGCCGGGCGAACGCGTCGACGTGGTGGTCGACTTCGGCCGGTTTCCGGTGGGTACGACCGTGGTGCTCGCCAACGCCGCCGGTGAGGACGGGGCCGCGCGGGTGATGAGGTTTCGGGTCGTACGCCGAGAACGCGACACGACTCACGTGCCGGCCCGGCTGGCGAAGATCGAGCGGCTCGACCCGGCGAAGGCGAGCGTCACCCGCGAGTTCGCGTTCGAGTCCGGGGACGTGCACGGGCACGCCGGCTGGACCGTCAACGGCGAGGCGTTCGACCCGGCGAAGACCCTCGCCCGGCCCCGGCTCGGTGCCACCGAGGTGTGGCGGCTGACCAGTGACGTGGAACATCCGGTGCACCTGCACCTGGTGCAGTTCCAGGTGCTCACTCTCGACGGCGAACCGCCGAAGGCCGACCTCGGCCGCAAGGACACCCTCGACCTGCGTCCCGCACAGACGGCGGAGATCATCGCCCGCTTCGACGGCTACCGCGGGAGGTACGTGCTGCACTGCCACAACCTCGAACACGAGGACATGGCGATGATGGCCAACTTCGAGGTCGTCTGA
- a CDS encoding DUF402 domain-containing protein, whose product MVNVSSGTTPDPGGLPAQRPGTAGMRPSGPPPYWQPGTHIWWHYRRRTWLPGSPETVRPMTVVRDDADALVAWLAPGTPVLRPVLTDGRDLRAAQIDDWYRRPDNRALKRDRWRGTGILKVAPTGVPWSVWLFWLPDGRFRNWYVNLEDVHVRDDLHVVTQDHVLDVVVHPDRTVRWKDEDELAAAVRWGRYDAADAAEFEKDARAVEEVVARWGSPFRDGWEDWRPDPRWPIPALPPGARADF is encoded by the coding sequence ATGGTGAACGTTTCCTCCGGTACGACTCCCGATCCGGGCGGTCTGCCCGCCCAGCGTCCCGGGACCGCCGGGATGCGCCCGTCCGGCCCACCGCCGTACTGGCAGCCGGGCACGCACATCTGGTGGCACTACCGTCGGCGCACCTGGCTGCCGGGGAGTCCGGAGACCGTCCGGCCGATGACTGTCGTACGCGACGACGCCGACGCCCTGGTGGCCTGGCTGGCGCCGGGGACCCCGGTGCTGCGGCCGGTGCTCACCGACGGCCGCGACCTGCGCGCCGCCCAGATCGACGACTGGTACCGAAGGCCGGACAACCGCGCGCTCAAGCGGGACCGCTGGCGCGGAACGGGCATCCTCAAGGTCGCGCCGACCGGTGTCCCGTGGTCGGTCTGGCTGTTCTGGCTTCCCGACGGGAGATTCCGCAACTGGTACGTCAACCTCGAGGACGTCCACGTCCGTGACGACCTCCACGTGGTGACCCAGGATCACGTCCTCGACGTCGTGGTGCATCCCGACCGCACCGTGCGCTGGAAGGACGAGGACGAACTCGCCGCCGCCGTCCGCTGGGGCCGCTACGACGCCGCCGACGCCGCGGAATTCGAGAAGGACGCCCGTGCCGTCGAGGAGGTGGTAGCCCGGTGGGGTTCGCCGTTCCGCGACGGCTGGGAGGACTGGCGTCCCGACCCGAGGTGGCCCATCCCCGCACTGCCGCCCGGCGCCCGGGCCGATTTCTGA
- a CDS encoding spermidine synthase has translation MLPDPVPDPVRGPVPDAGVAFDPTRPVTLAADETPRGSVALRRRSLEPDGTGEVYELITNGTFVMDTLETTTERLLARAALAYAPAGAAWSVVVGGLGLGFTVRELLADARVARVDVIELEPAVVDWVRDGLVPPTAGVLADERVHAHVADVRRWLPALPAGGADAILLDVDNGPDFLVHRANTEVYERPFLGVVRRALRPGGVVAVWSATRSTGLRRRLEREFGTCQELHRVVPREGRQLDYYLYVGRNVG, from the coding sequence GTGCTGCCCGACCCCGTTCCCGACCCTGTTCGCGGCCCTGTTCCTGACGCTGGTGTGGCCTTCGACCCGACGCGGCCGGTGACCCTGGCCGCCGACGAGACGCCGCGGGGCTCGGTCGCCCTGCGCCGCCGGTCGCTGGAGCCCGACGGCACCGGCGAGGTGTACGAGCTGATCACCAACGGCACCTTCGTCATGGACACGCTGGAGACCACCACCGAGCGCCTGCTCGCCCGGGCCGCGCTGGCGTACGCACCGGCCGGCGCCGCCTGGTCTGTGGTCGTCGGTGGCCTGGGCCTGGGGTTCACGGTGCGCGAACTCCTCGCCGACGCCCGGGTCGCCCGGGTCGACGTGATCGAACTCGAGCCCGCCGTCGTCGACTGGGTACGCGACGGGCTGGTCCCGCCCACGGCGGGCGTCCTCGCCGACGAACGGGTACACGCCCACGTCGCCGACGTACGCCGCTGGCTGCCGGCTCTGCCCGCCGGTGGCGCCGACGCGATCCTGCTGGACGTCGACAACGGCCCGGACTTCCTCGTGCACCGCGCCAACACCGAGGTGTACGAACGCCCGTTCCTCGGCGTCGTACGGCGCGCCCTGCGGCCGGGCGGGGTGGTCGCGGTGTGGTCGGCCACCCGGTCCACGGGCCTGCGCCGCCGGCTGGAGCGGGAGTTCGGGACCTGCCAGGAGCTCCACCGGGTGGTCCCCCGGGAGGGCCGGCAGCTGGACTACTACCTCTACGTCGGCCGGAACGTCGGCTGA